AATGCCGGAATGGTGCTCTCTGGGATGCCTTACTTTGAAGAGTATCTCAAGAAGCTAGTCCGGCAGCAAAAGCAGGGGGCATCGGAGTTCTTTCGTAGAATTAATCTGTGGCAATACCTCAAGGTGCCCACTAAGAAGGAAAAGCGGAATATGTGTATGGCCTACGGTATTCATGATGAATCTGTCATTGGCGAAATGAATAAGTACCGCGACTTCGGAAGTCTGTACAATGGCATATTGTTTCATCAGCTATTAAACGCTCCACTCAAAGAAAAAGAGATCGCCACCCTTTAACGAACTACTCATGAAACCACGAAAGCTAGAAACCTACGCCCAAAAAGCGCAAGCCTTAGCCGAACTCACCGAGCGGTTGAAGGAAGTACCCAATCCCGATATTCAGGATGCACTCCGTTTGGCGAAGCTTTGCCATGAAAAGATGCTACAGCATAAGCGAGCGATTCAGCAGCGAGAAAAGACCAATCGTCGATTAGAGAAAGCGATCAAGAAGGAGAAAGAAAAAGTCCGTATGCTTGAATCCGGCATTTACCAACATAGCTGCTCCTCAGAAACTATGTCAGAAATTATTCAACTACAACGAAAACAAATTGCTGAACTGGAAGCCGAGCGAACCCGACTGAAAGCCAAGAAAAAAGCGCATTTACCTTTAAAATTCAATCCATTTATTCACCAAAACTAATTTATGATGATTCGATTTAATCAAGAAGAAAACCAGTACGAAGTAGTCATTCCACTTATAAACGGAGTACAGGAGGTAGCTACCTATCAAGAGGCTATCCAGGCGGTTGTAGAGGTCTGCAAGTATCACGACAGTGATGTATTTATCAACCCGCACTATGCTTACCAACTGATTAACCTGATGCACGTATTCAGCCTAGACATATGGCAAATGAGTGCGATAGAGAAAACGGGGGTGCTGGAACGAACAACTCATTTTGATACCCCTCCGAATATTACCAAGCTAGAAGAGGAGTTAGCAACCTTAAAACAACTGCTACAGAAAAAGGGGGTATACAATCCTACAGCAGATATGGCGCAGCCAGCTAGTACATGTGATGCACCCTTAAAGTAAGGTCATTGATTCAACATATCACTATTAATTTTTTTTACTTAATCACCGCAATCATGTCAGAAAGAAGAAGAACTTCAGAACAAAACCGTAAACTTCACCTGTTACTCCAGGATTTGGGATTGATGGACGAAAAGCCCTCCCTCGCCTTAGAATTTTCTAGGGGGCGAACTGAGCGAACCTCCCAACTAAGCCAGCAGGAATGTCGGTTACTGATTGACCACCTTGACCAATTTGCTTCTAAGACTGTTCGCTCGGCTGAAATCATGCGCCGTAAAGTCTTTGTGTATTGCTATGCGTTGGGCTGGATCAGTCCGGCCCGTAGCCCCCAGGATCACGCCTTTAACCGAACGGTAATCGATAACTTCCTATTAAAGCGGGGTTATCGGAAAAAGAGACTTCATGAGTACACTTATGAAGAGCTTCCGAAGCTACTGAATCAGTTTGAGCAAATTAGCAAGCACAATGAGGCTAGTCAGCATAACAAAAAAGTGGCCTCTATGCTACAGGAGCTTAATATTTCGGTGGCTGCCAAGGTTGCCTAAGCTATTTTTAAAGTAGGGTTTACGTGTTCATAAAGGATGCTTAAACCCTTTTTTATTCCCTACTAACCCCAATGAAAACATGGCCTATTCCAAAGAAACAAAACAACACGCCAAGCAGCTTTTTGAGCAAGGTAAACCAATCGCGGTTATTGCTTCACGGATAGGTTGTGACGAAAAAACGGTTCGTAATTGGATAAGTAAATACAATTGGCGGGGTGATGGGATACCAGCCGAGCACCCCACAATACCAAATCGGTCGGAAGCTACCGCCCTTGTGCGCAAGAAGCACCAATATATTTGGGAGCAATATGAGAAACTTATCTGGGACAGCGAACACCAAGTACGCCGTAACAAACGCGACGTTATTCAAAAACTGGCTAATGAATTTTTTGTACGCCCAGTTACTGTTCGTAAAATCATTGCTAAAAAACAGGCCCAGCGATAAGCCATTCCTTTCTCATTCGTTACGCCCTCTCTTCTCTAATTGCCGAATTGTCCTAAATCCCGCTCGCCTTTACCAGAAAATACACTATCTACGTAATCCGGTGATTTTTTCCTTGCTATTCTCTCACTACTTCTTTCTCTTTGCTTTAAGACCAAAAAAAATACGGATGAACCTAGCTACCCCAACCGACCCAGGGAGTTCAGAAGAGAAGTACCGACAGTCCCGGCGTAAAAACATGGAAGTGCGCTACCGAAAGATACAGCAGCGCGAGCGGGAACTTGCTTCCCAAACCATCGAGGGGTTGTCGCTAACCAGTCATCAAGTTAAGCAAAAACTGATGAGCGAATTTGGGATTAGCTACCAGACCGTTTGCACTGCGTTGGCTTATCAATTCAGGTCAAAACAAAACAGGCAATTTTAAAGCTCCCTACGGAGGGCTTGGTCAAATGAAAGGAACACTGCCTAAAAAATGCGATCGTCGATTCTGTGGGATTTTAAACACCTTTTAAACGCTCCTACGAAAGTGGGTAGCGGTTGGGCGGTAATCAATGTTTGACAACGAGGGCGATACCCTTAAATTTTAGAAAAATGAGCGTGAAAGGTTTGTGGGATTTTCAAGCGGCCAAAGGAGAGGCTGCGGAAGTACTGATGTACGGAAATATCGCCCAGTGGAGTGCGGTGAACGCCAAGTGGTTCGGTCAGCATATCCAAGAACTGGAAAAGAATTTTGATGCTGCTGTGCTACGGGTTCATTCCCCAGGCGGTTCTATCTTTGAAGGGATTGCGATGTACCACGTACTACAAACCACCTCGCTGACCGTCACCGTAGTCATTGAGGGACTTGCCGCCAGTATGATGTCCGCCGTCATTATGGGGGCGGATACACGCAAGATCGCTACCATCGGCCGCATCATGCTCCATCAAGGCCGGGGGGCTGCCAGTGGTACGGGAAACG
This region of Tunicatimonas pelagia genomic DNA includes:
- a CDS encoding terminase gpP N-terminus-related DNA-binding protein is translated as MAYSKETKQHAKQLFEQGKPIAVIASRIGCDEKTVRNWISKYNWRGDGIPAEHPTIPNRSEATALVRKKHQYIWEQYEKLIWDSEHQVRRNKRDVIQKLANEFFVRPVTVRKIIAKKQAQR